The stretch of DNA TCAAAACTTTTTGGTGGAGCTTGTAAGGGCAAAGATCATACAAAAAGAAGCTAAAAAGATGGGCATTACCATAGATGAAAGAGAGTTGGAAGAGTATATAGAAAGAAACATAGGCTCTAAGAACTTAAGCAGGGCGGCACGTGAATTTATAAAAACAGAACTGTTAATAGACAAGATCCTTGATAGATTGGGTGGTGGTGTGCAAGTAAATGAAAATCAGATAATAGCTTACTATTATTTAAACCTTAGGGACTTTAAAATGCCTGCTCAGGTTGGACTTGAACGCTTTGTAGCCGATACTCTTGACAGTGCCAACGAAGTCCATTATCGGCTTTCAAAAGGCATTGAGTTTCTGGAAGATATTAAGGGATTGAGAAAGGGTGAGATTATGTGGTATTCCATACAGGCTCTGCCCGAAGTGCTTCGCAAACAACTCAGTCCCTATCAGATCGGAACCCTTTCCAAGCCTATTCAAACTGAAGCAGGTTATGTAATATTTAGGGTTGCTGGTAGGAGGAACGAGGGTATTATACCTTTGGAGGAAGCTAAATCCATGGTTAGGGCTAAACTTATAAAGGAAAAAAGGCAGGAGGTTTTAAAGGAATGGTTGGAGAACACATTAAAAAACTATCGTGTGGAATTTTACTTTTCGCAACTTTAGTAACATCTTCCTTTGCGGGAAGATTCTTTGATAGGGTTGTGGCGTCCGTTAATGGAGAGGCAATTTTGGAAAGCGATTTAAAGCTTGGAATGCTCTTTTACAACTCCGCAGACAAGCAAGAAGTTCTATCAAGGCTTTTGGATGTGTGGCTGATAAACCAGTTTGTGCAAGGGAGAGGGCTTAGCGTTCAAGAAGAGCTATTAGACCAAAGCATACTCAGATTGGCCCAGATTAACAACATGAGTTTGGAAGAGCTCCAAAAAGAGATGGAAACTGAAGGATTGACTCTTAAAGACTTAAGAGAGTTTCTAAGGCGGGAACTGATCTTCAGTCAGGGTATATACGCAATCCTAATAAAGGAGGTTGATGTTTCTTCTGTAGAGTTAGTTTTGGAAAAATACAAATCTGGAGAAGTGGTTGTGAAAAGGGTTGTGGATGTGCTCATTTTAGAAAGGGGGGATGGGCAGAAGGTGCTAAGCATACTGGAAAAGACAAGAGACTTTGAGGAGATAGCCAAACTTCTTGGGCTCAAGCCTGAAAGGTTGTCCGTTGAGAGGGGAATGTTGGTGGATAGCCTTGACAAAGAGGTTTGGAGCGCAAAGGTTGGAGATCTGGTCTTTGCAGAAGACAAAGATCACATATACATAGCAAGGGTTTCTGAGATCAGAGAAGAATACAAAGGCAAGTCTATTGAAGAGTTAAGGGAAGAGATCCTACTAAAAAAACTGGAGGAGAGAAAGAAAGAGCTAATAGAAAACCTCAGGAAAAGGAGCTTTATAAAGGTTGTGCAATGAACTGGGAGCTAATAGCCACAGGCTTTTACCTTGGAAGGTTCAAGTATGCACCCGGGACGGTGGGAACCCTTTTGGGTGTGTTTTTGGCATACCTCTTTGGCTTTAAGTGGTGGTTGGTCTTGCTTTTGGGTATTCCCCTTTACCTTTTGGCTGTAAAAAGTGCAGAGTATATGTTAGAGCTAACTAGGGAAAAAGATCCAGAAAGCGTGGTTATAGACGAGATAGTGGGCTATTTCTTTTCCTTCCTCTGGATTGAGCCCACTTTAAAAACTATCGTCCTTGCCTTTTTGATCTTCAGAGTTTTGGATATCTTTAAGCCCTTTCCCATAGATCTTTTTGAAAGACTGCCCAAAGGGCACGGAGTGGTAGCGGACGATGTCATTGCAGGATTGCTGACGGGTTTTATACTTTACTTAATACTTTAAGGAGGTTTAAAGAATGTGGAGGATTTTATATACAGGCCAAAGGCCACAGCACGAAAACATAGCCCTTGACCAAATTATGCTTGAGCTAAGATCCCGCGGAAGAATTCCAAATACCATAAGATTTTTGCAGTTTAAGCCAGAGTGCGTCCTCATAGGTTATCATCAGTCCGTAGAGCAAGAAGTTAGGCTTGAATACACCCAAAGGGAAGGTATAGAGGTAGGTAGAAGAATAACGGGCGGTGGTGCCATATACTTTGACGAGAGCCAAATAGGATGGGAAGTAATAGCAGACAGAAGAGACTTTGGAAACCTAAGCTTTGAGGAGATCACCGCAAAGATATGCAGTGCGGTGGCAAAGGGACTCCAAAAGCTTGGCATACCAGCCCAATTTAGACCAAGGAACGATATAGAGGTGGAGGGTAGAAAAATATCAGGCACCGGTGGAGTTTTTGAAGGCAATACCTTTCTTTATCAAGGAACTATTTTGATGGACTTTAATGTGGAGCGTATGCTAAAGTCTTTGCAAATACCGGTGGAGAAGCTTACTTCAAAGGGTATAAAGTCTGCAGAGGACAGAGTGGAGTGGATAAAAA from Thermocrinis sp. encodes:
- a CDS encoding biotin/lipoate A/B protein ligase family protein, coding for MWRILYTGQRPQHENIALDQIMLELRSRGRIPNTIRFLQFKPECVLIGYHQSVEQEVRLEYTQREGIEVGRRITGGGAIYFDESQIGWEVIADRRDFGNLSFEEITAKICSAVAKGLQKLGIPAQFRPRNDIEVEGRKISGTGGVFEGNTFLYQGTILMDFNVERMLKSLQIPVEKLTSKGIKSAEDRVEWIKRYLGRLPEKEEVFSAILEGLSEKLGIEFEWGELTEEERELLEQRKEYYKSPDWVYEVKRSSSDPEFLFGIYRCLGGTFRVSAKVDPERKVLEQIIINGDFFVNPKRLIYDLEAYLKHTHLSDVERRIREFFKNKEWESLNLTVDDIVEAVLFPLRKLEGTELGLEKKTSIK
- a CDS encoding phosphatidylglycerophosphatase A; amino-acid sequence: MNWELIATGFYLGRFKYAPGTVGTLLGVFLAYLFGFKWWLVLLLGIPLYLLAVKSAEYMLELTREKDPESVVIDEIVGYFFSFLWIEPTLKTIVLAFLIFRVLDIFKPFPIDLFERLPKGHGVVADDVIAGLLTGFILYLIL
- a CDS encoding peptidylprolyl isomerase, producing the protein MVGEHIKKLSCGILLFATLVTSSFAGRFFDRVVASVNGEAILESDLKLGMLFYNSADKQEVLSRLLDVWLINQFVQGRGLSVQEELLDQSILRLAQINNMSLEELQKEMETEGLTLKDLREFLRRELIFSQGIYAILIKEVDVSSVELVLEKYKSGEVVVKRVVDVLILERGDGQKVLSILEKTRDFEEIAKLLGLKPERLSVERGMLVDSLDKEVWSAKVGDLVFAEDKDHIYIARVSEIREEYKGKSIEELREEILLKKLEERKKELIENLRKRSFIKVVQ
- a CDS encoding peptidyl-prolyl cis-trans isomerase; its protein translation is MFMFLVILLLVSLSWASVVARIGSETIKRDEVYSLFQSYWREILHLPIARATKFDVQNFLVELVRAKIIQKEAKKMGITIDERELEEYIERNIGSKNLSRAAREFIKTELLIDKILDRLGGGVQVNENQIIAYYYLNLRDFKMPAQVGLERFVADTLDSANEVHYRLSKGIEFLEDIKGLRKGEIMWYSIQALPEVLRKQLSPYQIGTLSKPIQTEAGYVIFRVAGRRNEGIIPLEEAKSMVRAKLIKEKRQEVLKEWLENTLKNYRVEFYFSQL